A section of the Schistosoma haematobium chromosome ZW, whole genome shotgun sequence genome encodes:
- the RAD23B_3 gene encoding UV excision repair protein RAD23 B (EggNog:ENOG410VBJ3~COG:L) has protein sequence MKVTFKTLMQQTFVLDFQEDDLVGDVKKKIEAKWGSEFDAKTQKLIHSGKVMKDSKSLKDYKVTESGFVVVMSVSKPSKDTTKEASASVQINPTGETKPTTDKNSPVTEANEAPSSKPDPNPQSNLPTITTAPSSATNTLGFGESSLVTGENFERVVKELVSMGFERSLVIQAMRAGFNNPDRAFEYLSSGSISNVEVVPIKPSLASTGARHYNTG, from the exons ATGAAAGTTACTTTCAAAACATTAATGCAGCAGACATTTGTTCTTGACTTTCAAGAAGATGATCTG GTTGGCGACGTTAAAAAGAAGATCGAAGCTAAATGGGGCAGCGAATTCGATGCAAAGACTCAGAAACTAATACACTCAG GCAAGGTGATGAAAGATAGTAAATCGCTAAAAGATTACAAAGTGACAGAATCTGGTTTCGTTGTAGTAATGTCTGTCTCAAAGCCATCCAAAGATACAACGAAAGAAGCTAGCGCTTCAGTCCAAATTAATCCTACTGGTGAAACAAAGCCAACAACAGACAAAAACAGCCCCGTAACAGAAGCAAATGAAGCGCCGAGCAGTAAACCAGACCCAAATCCCCAATCTAACTTACCTACAATTACAACAGCCCCATCTAGCGCAACAAATACTTTGGGTTTTGGAGAGAGTTCCTTAGTTACCGGAGAGAACTTTGAGCGGGTTGTAAAAGAACTAGTGTCCATGGGTTTCGAGAGATCACTG GTTATCCAAGCAATGCGAGCAGGCTTCAACAACCCAGATAGAGCATTTGAATACCTTTCGTCAGGAAGCATTTCGAATGTTGAAGTTGTTCCCATAAAACCTTCTCTAGCGTCCACGGGAGCACGACATTATAATACAGGATAA